The following proteins come from a genomic window of Thermosinus carboxydivorans Nor1:
- a CDS encoding energy-coupling factor ABC transporter ATP-binding protein has product MSAVVFEAFSYAYPGTDKVLDHIDLTVPRGAFTVITGPSGAGKTTLCLAVCGAVPHYFGGALAGTVRVNGGKTTDSTMYNLARQVGTVLEDYESQLVTMTVFEEVAFSLENRGIDEKETARRVADALALVGLSGFEDREVASLSGGQKQRLVIASVLAAEPDILVLDEPASALDPQGAEELYRLLGRLNVEQGITIIVSNMT; this is encoded by the coding sequence ATGTCTGCCGTTGTCTTCGAAGCCTTTTCCTACGCCTACCCGGGTACGGACAAGGTGCTCGACCATATTGACCTGACCGTGCCGCGCGGGGCCTTCACCGTTATTACCGGCCCAAGCGGCGCCGGCAAAACGACACTGTGTCTGGCCGTCTGCGGCGCCGTTCCCCACTATTTTGGGGGCGCCCTGGCCGGTACGGTACGGGTAAACGGCGGCAAAACGACGGACAGTACGATGTATAACCTGGCGCGGCAGGTAGGAACGGTGCTGGAAGACTATGAAAGCCAACTGGTAACGATGACTGTCTTCGAAGAAGTGGCCTTTAGTTTGGAAAACCGGGGAATTGATGAAAAGGAGACGGCCCGCCGGGTGGCTGACGCCCTGGCGCTGGTAGGTTTAAGCGGCTTTGAAGACCGAGAGGTAGCTTCTCTGTCGGGCGGCCAAAAACAGCGGCTGGTTATCGCCAGTGTACTGGCCGCCGAGCCTGACATTCTGGTCCTTGACGAACCGGCGTCGGCTCTCGACCCGCAGGGGGCTGAGGAGCTATACCGGCTTCTCGGCCGCCTTAATGTCGAACAGGGCATTACGATTATTGTGTCGAACATGACTTGA
- a CDS encoding pyridoxal-phosphate-dependent aminotransferase family protein, whose product MTKKAPLVMIPGPTPVAEPVRQAMAVQTYGHNYSGFVEIYRECLSGLKTIFQADHMVVIGGSGTLAMEMTLINTVKAGQDLLVVSHGAFGDRFAAIAKVLGINADVLSCPPGSRVPLAEIEKALASKRYAAMTLTHVDTSTGVLAQAKEVGELAKKYDVLYILDGVCASAGVPEPMKDYGIDVIVTTCQKAFGTPPGLTMIAFNEKAAARRDELGTVPGYYTDWKNWMPIMENPSLYISTPPVNHIVALNEAVKLILAEGLEARYARHERIGRSFRAGLAALGLETVTEKEALAPTLSVVKYPPNVDDAAFRAKVEENGVFIAGALGPLKGKAFRVGHMGIIGMDEIAITLTAIERALTALGVQVTPGAAVGAAWQEWDSVRAAQGCACCCCGE is encoded by the coding sequence ATGACCAAGAAAGCGCCCCTTGTCATGATTCCTGGTCCGACGCCGGTGGCCGAACCGGTCCGCCAGGCTATGGCCGTGCAAACTTACGGACACAACTACAGCGGTTTTGTTGAAATATACCGCGAGTGCCTTAGTGGCCTGAAGACGATTTTCCAGGCTGACCACATGGTTGTCATTGGCGGTTCAGGAACCCTGGCAATGGAAATGACGCTTATTAACACCGTTAAGGCCGGCCAGGACCTCTTGGTCGTGTCCCACGGCGCCTTTGGTGACCGGTTTGCCGCCATTGCCAAAGTGCTTGGCATTAACGCCGACGTGCTGAGCTGTCCGCCTGGCAGCCGCGTGCCGCTTGCGGAAATTGAAAAGGCCCTGGCCAGCAAGCGCTACGCTGCCATGACCCTCACCCATGTGGATACTTCCACGGGCGTGCTGGCGCAGGCCAAAGAAGTAGGCGAACTGGCGAAAAAATATGATGTCCTCTACATTCTTGACGGTGTGTGCGCCAGCGCGGGCGTACCCGAACCGATGAAAGATTACGGTATTGACGTTATCGTCACCACCTGCCAGAAAGCCTTCGGTACGCCACCTGGTTTAACCATGATCGCCTTTAACGAAAAAGCTGCCGCCCGTCGCGACGAACTGGGTACCGTGCCCGGCTATTACACCGACTGGAAGAACTGGATGCCGATAATGGAAAATCCATCGCTGTACATTTCCACACCGCCGGTTAACCATATCGTGGCCCTCAATGAGGCGGTCAAGCTTATTTTGGCCGAAGGTCTCGAGGCCCGGTATGCCCGGCATGAGCGCATCGGCCGCAGTTTCCGCGCTGGCCTGGCCGCACTTGGCCTGGAAACGGTGACGGAGAAAGAAGCGCTTGCGCCGACGCTCAGCGTTGTCAAGTACCCGCCTAACGTGGACGATGCCGCCTTCCGCGCCAAAGTGGAGGAGAACGGCGTGTTTATTGCCGGCGCCCTTGGGCCTCTGAAAGGAAAAGCCTTCCGCGTCGGTCATATGGGGATTATCGGCATGGATGAAATCGCGATTACTCTTACCGCCATTGAGCGGGCGTTGACCGCCCTTGGCGTCCAGGTCACGCCCGGCGCCGCGGTCGGGGCGGCTTGGCAAGAGTGGGACAGCGTCCGCGCCGCGCAGGGCTGTGCGTGCTGCTGTTGTGGCGAGTAG
- a CDS encoding tryptophan transporter: MEHKQQEMVRFEKAQGGQFRWVAVTALLLAIGAILHLVTPNVGGVTPNWTIAMYCIAINLTRPSLGQAAGIGLVAGAVNIPTSKSAFPYGNLASELVGALICAAIVNSAVNFTVGRFNFRPAVCALISTLGSGFTFITILKLVLSLPMTVYLYAMVPVVLAVAAVNTIITQLLYFPAQKLFAAKGGQ; this comes from the coding sequence ATGGAACACAAACAGCAGGAAATGGTTCGGTTCGAAAAGGCGCAAGGGGGGCAATTTCGCTGGGTGGCGGTAACGGCCCTGCTTTTGGCGATCGGTGCGATTCTTCACCTGGTTACTCCTAACGTAGGCGGGGTGACGCCCAACTGGACCATCGCCATGTACTGTATCGCCATAAATCTTACGCGACCTTCGTTGGGGCAGGCCGCCGGCATCGGCCTGGTCGCCGGTGCAGTCAACATTCCTACTTCCAAGTCCGCGTTTCCTTACGGCAACTTAGCGAGTGAACTGGTCGGCGCCTTGATCTGTGCCGCTATCGTCAATAGTGCAGTGAATTTTACTGTAGGCCGTTTTAATTTCCGGCCGGCCGTATGCGCCCTCATCAGCACGCTCGGCAGCGGGTTTACCTTTATTACGATTTTGAAACTCGTTTTGTCGCTACCCATGACGGTGTACCTGTACGCCATGGTGCCGGTCGTGCTGGCCGTTGCCGCTGTTAACACCATCATCACTCAGCTGCTGTATTTCCCGGCGCAAAAACTGTTTGCCGCCAAAGGAGGCCAATAA
- a CDS encoding amidohydrolase has product MLAIIGGAILPICEPPYTGGVIFVDKGKIIGIGREGDIPAGAKIIDGRGKYITPGLIDAHTHLGIYAEQQAWAGEDVNETSQPVTPGMQVIDAINPGDVGLADACAGGVTTVMVAPGSANPIGGQAAIIKTRRQLTVEDMLVRRYAGLKIAFGENPRRVYGKHKKMPVTRMATAALIRETLLKGREYMAKAENKERQIDLGMEAVARVLRREMPLRAHAHRADDIVTALRIAREFDVDIIIEHATEAHLIPEVLAERRARVVLGPHLITRSKHELNERSFAAPAVLAAHGVPFALMSDHPVVPCAFLTVYAGLAVRFGLGAEQALRAITLDAAEILGIADRVGSIAPGKDADLVVWRGHPLELTAMPEWVIVDGYVGKVSREQKIVSWEPWAPATR; this is encoded by the coding sequence TTGCTTGCCATTATTGGAGGCGCCATTTTGCCAATTTGCGAGCCGCCGTACACCGGCGGCGTTATTTTTGTCGACAAAGGCAAAATCATTGGTATCGGGCGGGAGGGCGATATTCCCGCCGGGGCGAAAATAATCGACGGCCGGGGCAAATACATCACGCCCGGCTTGATTGACGCCCATACGCATCTGGGTATTTATGCCGAGCAGCAGGCTTGGGCGGGGGAAGATGTTAACGAAACCAGCCAGCCGGTTACGCCGGGAATGCAAGTCATTGACGCTATCAATCCCGGCGATGTGGGCCTGGCGGACGCCTGTGCTGGCGGCGTCACTACCGTTATGGTTGCTCCCGGCAGCGCCAACCCCATTGGCGGTCAGGCGGCCATAATTAAAACGCGCCGACAACTCACCGTGGAAGATATGCTCGTCAGGCGTTATGCCGGGTTAAAAATTGCCTTTGGGGAAAACCCTCGCCGCGTTTACGGCAAACACAAAAAGATGCCGGTGACGCGTATGGCCACGGCCGCTCTTATTCGGGAGACGCTGCTCAAAGGCCGGGAGTATATGGCCAAAGCCGAGAACAAGGAGCGGCAAATTGATTTAGGTATGGAAGCGGTGGCGCGCGTATTGCGCCGGGAGATGCCGCTCCGGGCCCACGCCCATCGTGCTGATGACATTGTCACCGCGCTGCGCATCGCTCGGGAATTTGATGTGGACATAATCATCGAGCATGCTACCGAGGCGCACCTTATTCCCGAGGTGCTGGCCGAGCGCCGGGCGCGGGTGGTACTGGGACCGCACCTGATTACCCGTAGCAAGCACGAGCTGAATGAACGCAGTTTTGCCGCGCCGGCGGTGCTTGCGGCGCATGGCGTTCCGTTCGCGCTCATGAGCGACCACCCGGTCGTACCCTGTGCCTTTTTGACGGTTTATGCCGGCCTCGCCGTGCGGTTTGGCTTGGGTGCGGAACAAGCCTTGCGGGCCATTACGCTGGATGCCGCCGAAATCCTCGGGATTGCTGACCGTGTCGGTAGTATTGCTCCCGGCAAGGATGCGGACCTGGTGGTGTGGCGTGGCCATCCGCTCGAGCTCACGGCCATGCCGGAATGGGTCATCGTTGACGGCTATGTTGGCAAGGTTAGTAGGGAGCAAAAGATTGTCAGCTGGGAGCCGTGGGCGCCGGCCACCAGGTAG
- a CDS encoding D-alanyl-D-alanine carboxypeptidase family protein, protein MRLIFKVLAALTVLVLLLVAAAQAAVPKLNCRAAVLMDAKTGQVLYDKDMHKRSAPASTTKILTAIIAIESGRLDEVVRVSPRAAGTGGSSMNLYAGQTLTLRELVTGLMLRSGNDAAVAIAEHLAGSVEAFAAVMNKRAQEIGAVNSHFVNPHGLTAPGHFSTAFDLAWLARYALTNPVFGQIVSTKETTIEWLDRSGRERDRNLRNTNKLLWMLEEADGVKTGTTSEAGPCLVASATRGNQRLIAVVLHDHARWYNSMMLLKHGFDNYDLYDYADEGAVLAAIPVENGQHGMVDAVVATPAALVVEAAAYPHVTVKVDLPEKIKAPVYQGQKIGEIIFYVHDKAVKTVDVIADKDIAERTPATVFFDQLLRLFRLLANWGVL, encoded by the coding sequence ATGCGCTTAATTTTCAAAGTGCTTGCAGCCCTGACTGTCTTGGTCCTGCTGCTGGTGGCGGCAGCACAGGCGGCTGTCCCGAAACTTAACTGCCGGGCCGCCGTGCTCATGGACGCTAAGACCGGCCAGGTGCTGTATGATAAAGACATGCATAAACGCAGCGCGCCGGCCAGCACGACAAAAATCCTTACCGCCATCATCGCCATTGAGAGCGGCCGTCTGGATGAGGTGGTGCGCGTCAGCCCCCGCGCCGCCGGTACCGGCGGCTCGTCTATGAACCTTTACGCCGGCCAGACGCTGACCCTACGCGAACTGGTCACCGGCCTGATGCTGCGTTCCGGCAACGATGCCGCCGTAGCCATCGCCGAGCATTTGGCCGGCTCGGTGGAAGCCTTTGCCGCGGTAATGAATAAACGGGCCCAGGAAATCGGCGCCGTGAACAGTCATTTCGTCAACCCCCATGGCCTTACCGCGCCAGGGCATTTTTCCACCGCCTTTGACCTGGCCTGGTTGGCCCGCTACGCCCTCACCAATCCGGTTTTTGGCCAAATTGTCAGTACGAAAGAAACGACTATCGAATGGCTGGACCGCAGCGGCCGCGAACGGGACCGCAATTTGCGCAACACCAACAAGCTGCTCTGGATGCTGGAGGAGGCTGACGGCGTCAAAACCGGCACCACCAGCGAGGCCGGGCCTTGTCTGGTCGCCAGCGCTACCCGCGGCAATCAGCGGCTTATTGCCGTAGTTCTTCACGACCACGCCCGGTGGTACAACTCCATGATGCTCCTCAAGCACGGCTTTGACAATTATGATCTCTACGATTACGCCGACGAAGGGGCCGTGCTGGCCGCCATTCCAGTGGAAAACGGCCAGCACGGCATGGTGGACGCCGTCGTTGCCACCCCGGCCGCGCTGGTGGTTGAAGCCGCCGCCTACCCGCATGTGACCGTCAAAGTTGACCTGCCGGAAAAAATTAAAGCCCCGGTATATCAGGGGCAAAAAATCGGGGAAATTATCTTTTATGTTCATGACAAAGCGGTAAAAACGGTGGACGTTATCGCCGACAAAGATATTGCCGAGCGCACGCCGGCCACCGTCTTTTTTGACCAGCTGCTCCGCCTGTTTAGGCTGCTGGCCAATTGGGGCGTGCTATAG
- a CDS encoding aspartyl-phosphate phosphatase Spo0E family protein, whose product MSEIDRLAEKIEELRQRLAILVDSKQGNLKDPEVMTLSAELDRQIVNYQRIRWIAAGQK is encoded by the coding sequence ATGTCAGAAATTGACCGGTTGGCGGAGAAAATCGAGGAGCTTCGTCAGCGGCTCGCTATTTTGGTAGATAGTAAGCAGGGCAATTTAAAGGACCCTGAAGTAATGACGCTCAGCGCCGAGCTTGACCGCCAGATAGTCAATTACCAGCGGATCAGATGGATAGCAGCCGGCCAAAAGTAA
- the hypB gene encoding hydrogenase nickel incorporation protein HypB, with product MEIKVMANILDKNEQIAAEVNKLLSERGIFVFNLLGSPGSGKTSLLERTIAALKDELRMAVIEGDLFTSKDAERIARHGVPVVQINTGGGCHLDASMVKNVLDKLALDDLDLIIIENVGNLVCPAEFNIGEDVKVTVLSITEGEDKPLKYPLIFKQSCVAILNKIDLLPYTEFNLQAAVDDITSINPHITLLEASCRTGEGLDRWFDWLRHQVESKKRRS from the coding sequence ATGGAAATCAAAGTAATGGCCAATATTTTGGACAAAAACGAGCAAATTGCGGCCGAAGTGAATAAGCTGCTCAGCGAGCGGGGGATTTTCGTCTTCAACCTGCTCGGCTCGCCCGGTTCAGGCAAGACTTCCCTTCTGGAGCGCACCATTGCCGCCCTTAAGGACGAATTGAGGATGGCGGTAATCGAAGGCGACCTCTTTACCTCCAAAGATGCCGAGCGCATTGCGCGCCATGGTGTTCCGGTAGTGCAGATTAACACCGGCGGCGGTTGCCATCTGGACGCTAGCATGGTTAAAAACGTGCTGGATAAGCTGGCCCTTGACGACCTTGATCTCATTATCATTGAAAATGTGGGCAATCTGGTATGTCCGGCCGAATTTAATATTGGCGAGGATGTTAAAGTAACGGTTCTCAGCATTACCGAAGGCGAAGACAAGCCGCTGAAATATCCGCTTATCTTCAAACAATCCTGCGTGGCTATTCTTAACAAGATTGACCTTTTGCCATACACTGAATTTAACCTGCAGGCGGCGGTGGACGATATTACTAGTATCAATCCCCATATTACTCTGCTTGAGGCCTCCTGTCGGACTGGTGAAGGGCTGGACCGCTGGTTCGACTGGCTGCGGCACCAGGTTGAAAGTAAAAAGCGAAGGAGTTAA
- the hypA gene encoding hydrogenase maturation nickel metallochaperone HypA encodes MHEMAIAQGILDIVLAAAAEHDAAVVRRIKLRVGEMTEVEPDALRFCFAALAADTPAAPAELDIEVVPLAGRCQDCQCEFAVARYRFFCPVCGSADVEIISGRELQVEHLEVD; translated from the coding sequence ATGCATGAAATGGCGATCGCCCAAGGCATTTTGGATATTGTCCTCGCCGCTGCCGCCGAGCACGATGCGGCAGTGGTGCGGCGGATAAAGCTGCGGGTAGGGGAAATGACCGAAGTAGAGCCTGATGCCCTGCGCTTTTGTTTTGCGGCGCTGGCGGCCGACACACCGGCCGCCCCGGCCGAGCTTGACATCGAGGTAGTGCCGCTGGCAGGGCGCTGCCAGGACTGTCAGTGCGAGTTTGCCGTGGCGCGCTACCGGTTTTTTTGTCCGGTCTGCGGCTCTGCCGACGTGGAGATAATTTCCGGGCGGGAACTGCAAGTGGAGCATTTGGAGGTAGATTAG
- a CDS encoding OmpA/MotB family protein → MARKRGAGSGGGGHDATGMMRWLLTYADLITLLMVFFVVMYAMSSADQKKFNALKASLAAALRTEGAGTNLIFEYSGNRPFNQVVNPEGTEKDLETFREIISQIQQRVKDPQGVGFTVSERGLTIRFLDSILFDLGRAELRPDALPLLDAVADALKQTDNYIRVEGHADNLPINTAQFPSNWELSAARSIAVTRYFIDKHGLEPRRLSSLGYGEYRPLYPNTSEANRAKNRRVDIVILRSSLAGGEVDAPLPAPRQQ, encoded by the coding sequence ATGGCCAGAAAACGGGGAGCAGGCAGCGGAGGCGGCGGCCATGACGCCACGGGCATGATGCGGTGGCTGTTGACCTACGCCGACTTAATTACTTTGCTGATGGTCTTTTTTGTCGTTATGTATGCAATGAGTTCGGCCGACCAGAAGAAATTCAACGCGCTTAAGGCGTCGCTGGCTGCGGCGCTGCGCACCGAGGGCGCGGGCACCAACCTTATCTTCGAATATTCCGGCAACCGGCCGTTCAATCAGGTTGTCAATCCTGAGGGGACGGAAAAAGATCTGGAGACGTTTCGGGAAATTATCAGCCAGATACAGCAGCGGGTCAAAGATCCCCAGGGGGTGGGTTTTACCGTCAGTGAGCGGGGTCTTACCATCCGCTTCCTTGACAGCATTCTCTTCGATTTGGGTCGGGCCGAGCTGCGGCCGGACGCTCTGCCGCTACTCGATGCCGTGGCGGATGCGCTCAAACAGACCGATAACTATATCCGGGTCGAAGGACACGCCGATAACTTGCCGATTAACACCGCCCAATTTCCTTCCAACTGGGAGCTTTCGGCGGCGCGGTCGATTGCCGTTACCCGCTATTTTATCGACAAGCACGGCCTTGAGCCGCGGCGGCTGTCTTCTCTTGGCTACGGCGAGTACCGGCCGCTGTATCCAAATACATCCGAGGCCAACCGGGCGAAAAACCGCCGGGTCGATATTGTCATTCTCCGTAGTAGCTTGGCCGGCGGTGAAGTCGACGCGCCGCTGCCGGCGCCGCGCCAGCAGTAA
- a CDS encoding CheR family methyltransferase yields MPSERDWEQFKQKFFAKSGINLNDYKPTQMQRRITNFMTRHGVNTYLDFYALIDRNPGLYKEFIDFLTINVTEFFRTPEKFVELETKVLPDLLAKSARLSVWSAGCSTGAEPYSLAIILADLTPNTRHRILATDLDVEMLAKAKKGQYAANELKNVSPARLQKYFKPLAGGLYEISDNIRSRVEFQRHNLLLDRFESGFDLIVCRNVVIYFTEEAKDALYRRFFAALKPGGVLFVGGTEAILNFRDIGFASYLPFFYRKPL; encoded by the coding sequence GTGCCGAGTGAACGTGACTGGGAGCAGTTTAAGCAAAAGTTTTTTGCCAAATCCGGCATCAATCTCAACGATTACAAGCCCACGCAAATGCAGCGGCGGATCACCAATTTCATGACCCGTCACGGCGTCAATACCTATCTGGATTTTTATGCCCTTATTGACCGCAATCCCGGGCTGTATAAGGAATTTATCGACTTTCTTACCATTAACGTCACTGAGTTTTTTCGCACGCCGGAAAAGTTCGTCGAACTGGAGACCAAGGTGCTGCCTGATTTGCTGGCCAAATCGGCGCGGCTATCCGTGTGGAGCGCCGGCTGTTCGACCGGGGCGGAACCTTATTCGCTGGCAATAATCCTTGCCGACCTGACGCCAAACACGCGGCACCGCATTTTGGCCACCGATCTGGACGTGGAGATGCTGGCCAAGGCCAAAAAAGGGCAGTATGCGGCGAATGAGCTGAAGAACGTTTCGCCGGCCCGCCTGCAGAAATACTTTAAGCCTCTAGCGGGCGGTCTTTATGAGATCAGTGACAACATCCGCAGCCGGGTGGAGTTTCAGCGCCATAATCTGCTGCTCGACCGCTTTGAGAGCGGTTTTGACCTCATTGTCTGCCGCAATGTCGTTATTTACTTTACCGAGGAAGCCAAGGACGCCTTGTACCGCCGCTTCTTCGCCGCGCTTAAGCCGGGGGGCGTACTGTTTGTCGGCGGCACCGAAGCAATTTTGAATTTCCGTGACATTGGTTTCGCCAGTTACCTGCCGTTTTTCTACCGCAAACCGCTATAG
- a CDS encoding hydrogenase maturation protease, producing MNETVVVGFGNLLMGDDGAGIRVVERLNALGLPPGARALDGGVASFEVLAGLRQAQAVIIVDALAAGGAPGAIYRLTPADLGAAAPDRVYSLHDFTLLEALHLAAKVAPLPRIVIYGIEPASVELGLELTPPVAQAVERVAHLILDELRSELNA from the coding sequence ATGAACGAAACGGTCGTTGTTGGTTTTGGCAATCTCCTGATGGGTGACGACGGGGCGGGCATCAGGGTGGTGGAGCGGCTCAATGCCCTGGGTCTGCCGCCTGGCGCGAGGGCTTTGGACGGCGGGGTGGCGTCGTTTGAGGTGTTGGCCGGTCTTCGCCAGGCGCAAGCCGTTATCATTGTCGACGCGCTGGCCGCCGGCGGCGCGCCTGGCGCCATTTACCGCTTGACTCCGGCTGACCTCGGGGCGGCGGCACCGGACCGGGTTTACTCGCTCCATGACTTTACCTTGCTGGAAGCGCTGCACCTGGCGGCAAAAGTAGCGCCGCTGCCGCGGATCGTTATTTACGGCATCGAGCCGGCCAGCGTCGAGCTTGGCCTGGAGCTCACGCCGCCGGTGGCGCAGGCGGTAGAGCGGGTAGCCCACCTGATTTTGGATGAGCTCAGGAGTGAACTAAATGCATGA
- a CDS encoding energy-coupling factor ABC transporter ATP-binding protein — protein MLEVRNVSFAYRRGRSVLHDVSLIVGAGEFVAIAGRNGSGKTTLTRLIMSLLAPDSGAILVDGQDTRKATPADMARHIGYVFQNPDRQIFRETVAQEVAFGPEQLGLAPAEIKARVAEALALTGISDLANAYPAILTKGQKQRVAIASALALKPRMLILDEPTSGQDAVEREALLKLLTELCRQGLAILLITHDMEILARYVERTVVIADGRKVFDGAVTELFSGRYPVGKWGLRQPTAAAISREIAVFGGKTVVTVDELCTNLLEYARGDGHAKTGPAH, from the coding sequence GTGCTTGAAGTCCGAAATGTTTCTTTTGCTTACCGCCGTGGGCGATCGGTTCTCCATGATGTGTCGCTTATCGTCGGCGCTGGCGAGTTTGTGGCCATTGCCGGCCGCAACGGTAGCGGCAAGACAACGCTTACCCGCTTGATTATGTCGTTACTTGCGCCGGATAGCGGCGCCATCCTGGTTGATGGCCAGGATACCCGCAAAGCGACGCCGGCCGATATGGCCCGTCATATCGGTTACGTGTTCCAAAATCCGGACCGCCAAATTTTCCGGGAGACGGTCGCCCAGGAAGTGGCCTTCGGGCCGGAGCAGCTGGGGCTGGCGCCGGCGGAAATTAAGGCGCGTGTGGCAGAGGCACTCGCCCTGACGGGCATTAGCGATTTGGCCAATGCTTACCCGGCTATCCTGACGAAAGGACAAAAGCAGCGGGTGGCCATTGCTTCGGCATTGGCCCTCAAGCCGCGCATGCTCATTCTCGATGAGCCGACCAGCGGCCAGGACGCGGTGGAACGCGAAGCGCTGCTTAAGCTGCTGACGGAATTATGCCGACAGGGGCTAGCCATTTTGCTGATTACGCATGACATGGAAATTTTAGCCCGTTATGTCGAACGAACGGTAGTAATTGCCGATGGCCGCAAAGTATTCGATGGGGCCGTAACCGAGCTTTTTTCCGGCCGGTACCCTGTCGGGAAATGGGGCTTGCGTCAGCCGACGGCTGCCGCTATTTCCCGGGAAATAGCAGTTTTTGGCGGGAAAACGGTTGTTACCGTCGATGAACTTTGCACCAATCTACTTGAGTATGCCCGAGGTGACGGACATGCAAAAACTGGCCCCGCTCACTAA
- a CDS encoding ATP-binding cassette domain-containing protein, with protein MSRVLPYASDFVLMTGGKIIASGPPSDVLYYMGRRQVYQEGVPPLWQLKLKLEAETGMSFGNWRSEAEAAQEIKAWLSACRQGAAKSA; from the coding sequence TTGAGCCGGGTGCTGCCATATGCCAGTGATTTTGTGCTTATGACTGGCGGCAAGATAATCGCGAGCGGGCCGCCAAGCGATGTGCTTTACTATATGGGGCGGCGCCAGGTCTACCAGGAAGGGGTGCCGCCACTGTGGCAACTAAAGCTGAAGCTGGAAGCGGAAACCGGCATGTCTTTTGGCAACTGGCGCAGTGAGGCGGAGGCGGCGCAAGAAATTAAGGCATGGCTGAGCGCCTGCCGGCAGGGGGCGGCGAAAAGTGCTTGA
- a CDS encoding energy-coupling factor transporter transmembrane component T family protein translates to MQKLAPLTKLILTIAVSVWAMLLQSPVALALLAGAQLAVIGLARVSSSALKAVGSICLFGALLAGLQYLLGSGATLAAVTGLRMVAMTLVFVILLTTTRIQDLTAALVSQCRIPYEYAFMFTAALRFIPDFIAESKAVQEAQACRGYSPRGNPLRRLLNYIAVVQPLVLRAIHRSETMAMSLALRGFGGRTRTFSANIALAGKDYGVIAGMLAVTAGIVAARALGL, encoded by the coding sequence ATGCAAAAACTGGCCCCGCTCACTAAACTAATTCTGACAATCGCCGTGTCGGTTTGGGCCATGCTGCTCCAGTCGCCGGTCGCCCTGGCACTGCTTGCCGGAGCGCAATTGGCAGTTATTGGTCTGGCCCGCGTCAGCAGTAGCGCCCTTAAGGCCGTAGGGAGCATTTGCCTGTTTGGCGCGCTGCTGGCCGGCCTGCAGTACTTGCTTGGCAGCGGCGCTACTCTGGCGGCCGTTACCGGTTTGCGCATGGTAGCTATGACACTGGTTTTCGTTATTCTCCTCACAACCACCCGTATCCAGGATCTTACCGCCGCTCTGGTCAGCCAGTGCCGTATTCCTTATGAATATGCCTTTATGTTTACGGCGGCGCTGCGCTTTATTCCCGACTTTATCGCTGAGAGCAAGGCTGTGCAGGAGGCGCAGGCCTGTCGGGGCTACTCGCCCCGGGGCAACCCGCTGCGGCGGCTATTGAACTATATTGCCGTTGTCCAGCCGCTCGTGCTGCGGGCGATCCACCGTTCCGAGACCATGGCTATGAGCCTGGCGCTGCGTGGCTTCGGCGGTCGCACGCGTACTTTTTCCGCCAACATTGCGCTTGCCGGAAAAGACTATGGCGTGATTGCCGGTATGCTGGCGGTGACCGCAGGTATTGTGGCAGCGCGGGCACTGGGACTGTGA